The Tenacibaculum jejuense genome includes a window with the following:
- a CDS encoding aldose epimerase family protein encodes MNTYILKNKNNLELEISTLGATILSLKVPDKNNKLVNVVVGLSSSDDYSAEHYLQNYLYLGTTVGRYAGRISKSELHFETKKYPIHTIDGVHLHGGKNGFDKKIWKVENIINGENSSITLSYLSKHLEEGYPGNLNVTVTYTLTENNELKIIYAATTDQTTQVNLTNHAYFNLNGEQSILDHELFIDSDFYLDVDNRLIPSGRKNPVKETCYDFTEKSKIGNTNFQGLDDTFILNKNHLNVEISSETSGICMDVFTNQPAIVVYTPKRFDGLTFKENAIYSDFPAICFETQHYPDTPNNPDFPSTLLQPDEVYRNETTFKFSVLK; translated from the coding sequence ATGAATACTTACATTTTAAAGAACAAAAATAATCTTGAATTGGAGATTAGTACACTAGGCGCAACAATTCTAAGTCTAAAAGTTCCAGATAAAAACAATAAGCTTGTTAATGTAGTAGTCGGACTTAGTTCTAGTGATGATTATAGTGCTGAACATTATTTACAAAACTATCTTTATTTAGGTACAACTGTTGGCAGATATGCTGGTCGTATTTCTAAATCTGAGCTTCATTTTGAAACTAAAAAATATCCAATTCATACTATAGATGGTGTGCATTTACATGGTGGAAAAAATGGTTTTGATAAGAAAATTTGGAAAGTAGAAAACATTATAAATGGTGAAAACTCTTCGATAACATTATCGTATTTAAGTAAACATTTAGAAGAAGGTTATCCAGGTAATTTGAATGTTACAGTTACTTATACTCTTACAGAAAACAATGAACTTAAGATTATTTATGCTGCAACTACAGATCAAACTACGCAGGTTAATCTTACCAATCACGCTTATTTTAATTTGAATGGAGAACAATCCATTTTAGATCACGAATTATTTATTGACAGTGATTTCTATTTAGATGTAGATAATCGATTAATTCCTTCAGGAAGAAAAAATCCTGTTAAAGAAACTTGCTATGATTTTACCGAAAAATCTAAAATTGGAAATACTAATTTTCAAGGTTTAGATGATACTTTTATTTTGAACAAAAATCATCTTAATGTAGAAATAAGTTCTGAAACATCTGGAATTTGCATGGACGTTTTCACCAATCAACCTGCAATTGTGGTGTACACTCCAAAAAGATTTGACGGATTAACTTTTAAAGAAAATGCTATTTACAGTGATTTTCCAGCAATTTGTTTTGAAACTCAACATTATCCAGATACTCCTAATAATCCTGACTTCCCTTCTACTCTATTACAGCCTGATGAGGTTTATAGGAATGAAACTACTTTTAAATTTTCAGTTTTAAAATAG